TTGTCACTGCTGCTGCCAGTTAGTAACTGTCACTTTGTGTAAGGGCAGAACTGAAATCCTCTTTACAGGGTAGTTCAGCAGGAGTGCAGTAGGCCGCCATGGGAGGGTCGGAGAGTCACACTCGGGCATGGTGCTGGGCCAGCAGGCTGCTCAGTCCTTAGGCAGGCGGGGTGTGTTACTTTGAAGTAATCCCTTGTGGGTTGACAAACTCTAGAGGGGGAGGTTTGTGTCCCATCATGCTGCTTAATCCCATTTCACTGGTGCCCTTGCTTGTCCTGAACACAGGTTTACACAGCAATGGTTGCTGGCTTCTCCAATGCAGCTGTTCCTTTAACTCCTCAGGCATGACTACCTTGATGTTGGGCTGGAGTGAAGGAGTGCCCGGGTTGCTCTGCACCCAAGACTCTTGAGGCAGTGCACTGGCTTAGAGTGAAGTCATAGGTGTTCGCACAGTACAAATGTTGCACAACAAAGGGCCACAACCATGTCTGGcctgttgtgttaggtgctgtacaaacacacgaCAGTCCCTGTACATTTGTAAGAACTGACTTATTTTCATCCTTCCTTCTTACTTAGGAATCGGTAGAGCCCTGAGCACAGGGTATTGCCGACTCTGCCATGGGAAGTTTTCCTCCCGGAGCTTGCGGAATGCTTTCGGGAAGGTCCCTGTAACAGGAGAGAACTCAGAGAAGCAGCGACGTGTGGATCAAGTGTTCTTCACAGATTTTCAGCGACTGGTCGGGGTAGCAGTCCGACAAGATCCTGCTCTGCCGCAATATGTCTGCAAGAAATGCCATGCCCAGTTTTACAAATGTCGCAGCATCCTCAAAACATTTATTCAGAGGGTGAATGCGTCTCCCACAGGCCATATAAAGTCAAAAGGAAAGTATGTGTTGAGCTTTTTTATTCCCGTTCATTTTTTAAGTCATAAATTTCTGTATATTTGTATATGTTAGTTTACTTGTGGAATTTCCAGGCACTGAACTCCCTGGACAGTATGTATTTTTAGCAGCTGTAAACAGCTAATGGCTGAATCTGTTTTCTCTGTAGACAGCATGTGATCCTTTAGCTGCTACTGCCACGTTTAGATACCTTAGTGTTGTTACTGCCCTGTCTCTAGCTGCTACTGTGTTCCTGACTTGCTGTCTCCCTGGAAGAGATTCTTCATGTGCTGCTTTGTCTTGTGTGTAGGAGCGGTGATGTGCAGCCACAGCCAGATACAGAAGCCCCCTGTTTGGGTAAGCGCAGTACAGAATTACTTGgaactattttttgtttgttctgtgatACTGTCGAAGAAGGGTTTGGGGTTTTCGACTGGACACTCAGACAGACGCCACTAACTTGAAATCTGGTCATTTAAAGAAGTTCCCTTCAGTTTGTTCCTTTAGTGCATTTGACAGTTGTGTGTGTCTAGCCAGTGTCACTTCTTCATGGTCCTTTGTACTTCCTGGGTCGTGCAGTGCTCTGGGATCTCGCCTGTTCACTCTCCTAGCAGGTTCCACACAAGGGGGTTTCCAGGAGTGGCATCAGCTGAAGAGGCAGCAAGgcgcacagagaggggaagagggctGGGACTGAGTATATCTCATCACGTTCTTGGGCCTGCCCAAAAGCCCCTCAAAGCCAGCAGAGAAGCAGAAAACAGCTTTGTAGTATTCCTGATTTAtcaggttattttttaaaaccagtccATTAAATTCCAGTTGATGCgttcttttaaaaagtgcttttggGTCCTCTGCCTGCCTGAGCTTCCCCATCAACTCTGGATGTTTTCTAGCCACACTCTTCAGATGTTTTTAAATGGTTCAGCTTAGCTGTTGGGCATGGCATAAAGAGGCAGATAGATACCAGAGCAACCCATCACCATGCTATGCAAGTGGGGGTAAGCACCGTCCAACAGCCTGGTACTGCCAAAGCGACTAACTGCTTGCATGCTCTTCTTTCCCCTTTGAACAGTAGACCTGATCACATCCAGCCCCCAGTGCCTGCATAATTTGGTTACGTGGACCCACAACCATGCGGGGAACTGCCAGTCTGTGCCAAGCCTGCAGAGTGTGTTATCTTCCGAGTACTGTGGGATAATTCGAGCCGTGTGGGGCTGTGGAGATGGGCATGACTATGTTATGGATACAGATTCTGATTGCAGCACAGTGCTTGTCGATAATGCCTTGTCTGTTACGTGGGAATGGAACAAGAGCACAGCACAGCGTTTGACTGACAACGGGGCAAGTGCAGACAATGCTggggctgcttctgctcccaggcCCCAGCTTGCCCCAGCAAGGACAGTCACTTGCGAGCAGCCAGTAAACAAAGGGACCACATCAGAGCCACTAAGCGCAGAGAATCAGTTGCCACAGAGCAGGAATTCATCTCATTCACAACAGGACAGTCCAGTCCCTTCCCAGGAGAAAAGTCTGCCCCAGTCAGCCTCTCCACTGAGCAGTCCCCCAGGTAAGAGGTTTGCCTAAAAAGTGACCTCCAACAGTATGGGGAAGGTGAAGGCCCTTTTCCCCAGACCCGGAGGCTGGGTCCATGCAGAACTTTCTGACAGTGCTATCACCTCTGGAATGGGTGGTCCTCCAGGATGGCATAGACAGCAATCGAAAGCACCTAAAACTCAGTCCATGTTGATGTTAGAAACTGAGCTTTGCAGAAAAGGAAGTGTACTTAAAAATAAACCGTGGAAGCTGGgctctgagcacagggctgggggccagAAGCACCTAGATTCAAATTGTGGCTTTGCCACGGACTTGCtttgtggccttgagcaagtcattttgcCTCTTTGTGCccaagtttccccatctgttgaTGGGGATGAGACCTGCTTCTGCCCCAGTGGAGATTCCAGATGATAAGTGCAGAGTGAGCGAAATGGGCCTTGGTGGGGAGGACGGCTCCTCTGCAATCTGGGAGCGCTCTGTATGTGTTTCCCAGGCTGTTCCATGAATCGTGTGCAGGTGTTTTAGAGAGAACCATTTGTACAGTTCAGTGCAGTTGTTAGCTCTTCGCTCCTGTGCTACACTACCATAGTTTCCCTCATTGTTAATAAATAAAAGGTGGGTCGCTGGGTGGATGGCCTTGCCTCCTCCCTCTCCAGCACCACAGCAGGTGTGTGGTGAACCAGGGAGCGCCTGGTCACTGCCCTCAGACATTCATGGGGAACTTTCCAGCATGATTCCAGCAGTGGACCAGTAAGTACTTAGTGTTAAGAGAGCTGCTTCCATTCACCCTGTAGGCCTGATTTGGCACCTTCATCTCTTGTCCCTTCTCAAGGTGACATGTGTGACACCACTAGGGATTATCTCCTGACTTTAAACAGGTGGGTTTGGGTGACTCCACCTTGTGTTCTGGATCATGCATCTGAAAAAGGCGTGAGTGAGACTTCCTGGGGCTGACAAGAGGAAATGTAATTGAAAGCTGCTTAGTCTCAGATATATTACAACTACAAATCAGAAACTGGTATGGGTCAGAACCAAGGGTGTTTATATGGGCATTTGGGCAAAAAGGATCCATAACAGTTCCTAGAGTATAGGAGGTGAAGGCCCCAGGTCTTATAAAGCTCTGCAGTCGCATATGTGGTTAACCCATCCTCAAAGAGAGTGTACGTAGCCAGCTGCTATGAGTGAATTCTTCAATGTTTGCTGGCTTCTTTTAGCTGCTTTTTGTTTGTAATACGCAGCGTTCTCTTTTATTTCCTAGGACAGTTGAGTGGGAAGCAGATTCTGTCTTCAACATCGGATGAGCGGGTAAAAGACGAGTTCAGTGACCTTTctgaggggtgagagaagagtGGGTTTAAAATAGCCTAAATGTTCTTTGCAAGCATGAAAATGGTCAGCTGAGGGGATCTCATTCTCCAGTGTGACCTGGTCATGGGAGACCCCCTTCCTCCCTTGGACCCAGCATCTGGCAGACTGCTTTTTTTGTAGTGATCTTGATAAAAATTCACTGAGCTGACACCCCGGATTTGTTTTTCCTAATTGTGtcccatttttctttaaatggcatTTGGAGTCCCTGATAGATGTTTTAGCAGCTTCTGAAAAAGTTTCCCAGCAGAGCTGCCCTATGTCTTTCAAGGACCCAGTTTGGTATTGCCCAGCTCTGTGCTGGGTCTGGTGAGATGGTTGCCAGCACTGCAGGTCCATCTAGCTTCGTATTCAGTCTCATAGTTCGTTCTCATAGTTCTCGTTCGTTCTCAGCTACTGAGAGTCTGGATTCCAGAATAGTCATTGGTGTGGATATCTAAAGGAGACTCCATCTTGGTTGTCAGATATCGGACTGCACTTAGCGAAATCTTGTCTTTACTTACAAAAGGAGCGTGTTTGATGTGAACTTGCTGAGTGGCAGTAAATGACACTTAGAGCCTCTCAATTTTTGCGATCATCATAACCCCGCGTAACAGTGAAAGAAGATTCGGTCAAGATTCCCAAAAGAGGGTGTCTAAAGTAAAGTTCCTAAATAAGTGACCGTTTAGTAGAGTTGTTCTGTGTCAAAAGTACTAACCTGCCATTTGCAAGCCTAATTACAAAATGTAGCTGAGAGCCTGAAAAATCTTACATAGAAGATGCCAGAATGCTCTGTCGTCTCCTTCTTAACCCCAGGATTATTTTGGTTTCTATAACTAGGATAAAAAGCCCAAGCCTATTGGCTGCTGTTAGGAGAATGTGGAATGAGCTGCAGAGTAATTAACTTTGTGTCAGAACAATTGTATTACGTTCTTGCTCTGCAAAATTGCCTGTCCTATTGCAGAGGTTGGTTGTGACAATTCCACTCTTACAACTTCCAATAATTCTCTTTAACTGCATGGCCAGACTTTTTTCTCATTACAATACTCATTTATTTTTGCTGTGCTGTAGTCTCCAAAGTAGTAGATTTTGCAGTTTCAAGTGTTCCTTGGCATGTGGTTTTCTTTCTTGCTTTAAGAGATGATGTGGGAAGAGACTGTTTTGCACCTCAGTTGCCATAACTTTTTGTGCAGGAGATTAAAGAACAAATATTGATGTCTGCTAAAGAAACCAGCAAATTGGAGTGTTAGTGCTGAAGTTTCATCCAAACCATGTATAAtaaagtttcttctctttctcagaGACTTCTTGAGTGAAGATGAAAATGATAAGAGAACCTTGCAATCTTCAGATGACTCCTTTGAGCCTTATCCGGAAAAGAAGTAAGGGGCTTTTTTAAACACTGAACTTGGTTCTGGtgcctctgtttatccacagaataggTATAGCATAGGCATTAGCGTCCCTTGACCCActtctttggttttttttgggatgggggaggccAACCAAgggaagaaatttttttttttctctcacatGACCCAGAACTCAAACTTTCCACATCTCCCTCACTCCCTTCCTAACCTGTTGGCACGTAGAGATGTGATTTACGGAGCCTCAGTAGAATGATTCACTGAGCTGCACAGCAGGTGAATGTGATCTATCAGGGGctgcattcctcctcctcccccactcatgTGCAGAGAGCACGTGTGCTTCTCTAGACCTTTACTGTGCTACTCTCAGGTTAAATGGCTGAGCTAGTTGGGCCATTTCAGTTGAAATTAGActtgaattaaataaaaatgaaatatcaaaCATTCTCATTCATCTCTTTCTATTGTTGTTCTTTGCCATAGGGGGTCcaacaaaaagagtgaaaataaAGAAGCGAAGAAGGCTGAAGAGCCCAAAATAAGAAAGAAGCCAGGACCAAAGCCAGGCTGGAAAAAAAAGATCAAATGTGAAAGGTAACTGAACTGAGCAAGGAGGCATGAGACCCTTTGAGATGAGCACAGTCTCACTGGCGTAATTCTCTGTTTTTCAGGGAGGAGCTGCCTACCATCTACAAGTGTCCTTACCAGGGATGCACAGCGGTGTACAGAGGGGCCGATGGCATGAAGGTAAGTTAAGAATTAACATGTGGCTTGTGTTATTTCCAGTGTAGGTGCTGTGAGCTATTAAAGGGGGACGAGACACCTTTCATGTGAGTAGAGAATTAAGAATGGTATCTGGGCATTCTGTTCCCTTCTCTTGAACGATGGGGATGGGGTAGGTCAAAGTGAATAGTTCAGCTGTGTGACCCGTGTAGTGTCAGAGGTCTTTGTTCCATTCCAAGTGGAAAGAGGAACTGGTCTCTGACGCATGCTGTGTCCTGATGTTCAGCCATTGGCTTGCTGGGGAGCCCTTTTGGAAATGCTGCTGGCTAAATGAGCTGCTTTGTGCCTAATGTTGGTGGAAAGACTGTTTAACAATGTTCTATTAAAGTCCTACAGAACAATGGACTTTCAGGCTTGGATGCAAGCTTGAGTTGTTTCATATAGTGAAACTAGCTGGGATGTGTAGGCCTGCATTGCTGACTTTTGCCACTGAGCCTTCTGGCTTGTGCTATGTAAGCTATTGATTAGGAGTGTGAACTAACTTCTGACCCCTAGTAGGGTATAAAAGACTCCTGTCTCCAATCCTTATTTTTAGAAACACATAAAGGAGCATCATGAAGAAGTGCGGGAGAGGCCTTGTCCCCACCCTGGCTGCAACAAGGTGTTCATGATCGATCGGTACCTACAGCGCCATGTGAAACTCATTCATACAGGTACTTCCTGCTGACAGTGGCTGCTCACAACCGAAGGGAGGGTGTTATGCAAGAACAAGATGATGACTTCACTGTGCCAAGACCTTGTGTTGGGTATGAAACTGCCCTGTCACTGTGGTATTTGCTTaacacccctccccacctttCCACTGTTTGTTTGATACTGATAGGCCCCCAGGCTATGCTATCTTCTGGGAGGATTTGAGCTATTTCCCACATCAGGTGCTAGTGAAGGAACTTCATGGTTTAGCTTAAATTGCTTCCGGTAAACATGGGCTTCTGTGTATCAACATTTGAGGTGCTAAGGTGTCAGCAGTGCCAGTGACTCCTTCACCATCTCTGTTCTCCCTGCAGAGGTACGGAATTATATCTGTGATGAATGTGGGCAGACCTTCAAACAACGTAAACACCTCTCAGTCCATCAGATGCGCCATTCAGGAGCAAAGCCCCTCCAGTAAGTGCACTTTGGTCCTTATACACATCATAGTGGTGTAATAAAGTAAATGAATAGACAGGGTCACTGATTAGACCCCTTTAAAATGTGAAGCCCTACTAGCTTCTTAAAGTGTGTGTGACCTATTTGTTCAGTCTTCCTAAACCCTGCAGCACTTTGATTAAAGAATACTGAAAACCATAATGTGGAATCTGTATGGTTTCCTTCCACTAGTCATGGAGTGTATAGTTAAATGTTGTTTAGAAAAAGGCCCCATCCAAGAATCTTACTGTAAGATGTTGAcgttttcatcagaaaatgcagattgGAAGTTGAGGGAGATTAGGTAGTGGTCACATTTCTGAAAGCCAAGGTAAGGAATTCATTTAGAGACACTTCTCTGAAGTCAGGTTCAGAAAAGTTCAAATAAACTAGGGCCTGGAAGAAGTCCTTTCATGACTGGAAAACAGAGTCCTGGTGGACCTGCTGCCTATGCTAGGAAGTGTAGGGATTTCTCTGCCCTCTCAGCGTACCAGCAGGGAGGTGATGTAACTAAAGGGAGACATTTCCTGGCTGTACATTGGGTTTGTGACTAATCATGATCTGAACCAATTGTGAGTCTCCCTTTACTGGTCAAACTAGCTAGACAGTTATCTGCTTCCAAGATTCCTTTGAGCTCCACCCCA
This genomic stretch from Lepidochelys kempii isolate rLepKem1 chromosome 12, rLepKem1.hap2, whole genome shotgun sequence harbors:
- the ZNF276 gene encoding zinc finger protein 276 isoform X1; its protein translation is MKRDRRGRFLSLAGGRRPEPRAGSGRRGRAARGEAAAAAAAGAGPGARGAPAPPEPEDGAEEAGIGRALSTGYCRLCHGKFSSRSLRNAFGKVPVTGENSEKQRRVDQVFFTDFQRLVGVAVRQDPALPQYVCKKCHAQFYKCRSILKTFIQRVNASPTGHIKSKGKSGDVQPQPDTEAPCLVDLITSSPQCLHNLVTWTHNHAGNCQSVPSLQSVLSSEYCGIIRAVWGCGDGHDYVMDTDSDCSTVLVDNALSVTWEWNKSTAQRLTDNGASADNAGAASAPRPQLAPARTVTCEQPVNKGTTSEPLSAENQLPQSRNSSHSQQDSPVPSQEKSLPQSASPLSSPPGQLSGKQILSSTSDERVKDEFSDLSEGDFLSEDENDKRTLQSSDDSFEPYPEKKGSNKKSENKEAKKAEEPKIRKKPGPKPGWKKKIKCEREELPTIYKCPYQGCTAVYRGADGMKKHIKEHHEEVRERPCPHPGCNKVFMIDRYLQRHVKLIHTEVRNYICDECGQTFKQRKHLSVHQMRHSGAKPLQCEICGFQCRQRASLKYHMTKHKAETELEFACDQCGKRFEKAHNLNVHMSMVHPLTQTQDKAKPLEPEQILMLNPSGTVESQAVKPELTAQQEPT
- the ZNF276 gene encoding zinc finger protein 276 isoform X3, with translation MKRDRRGRFLSLAGGRRPEPRAGSGRRGRAARGEAAAAAAAGAGPGARGAPAPPEPEDGAEEAGIGRALSTGYCRLCHGKFSSRSLRNAFGKVPVTGENSEKQRRVDQVFFTDFQRLVGVAVRQDPALPQYVCKKCHAQFYKCRSILKTFIQRVNASPTGHIKSKGKSGDVQPQPDTEAPCLVDLITSSPQCLHNLVTWTHNHAGNCQSVPSLQRQLSGKQILSSTSDERVKDEFSDLSEGDFLSEDENDKRTLQSSDDSFEPYPEKKGSNKKSENKEAKKAEEPKIRKKPGPKPGWKKKIKCEREELPTIYKCPYQGCTAVYRGADGMKKHIKEHHEEVRERPCPHPGCNKVFMIDRYLQRHVKLIHTEVRNYICDECGQTFKQRKHLSVHQMRHSGAKPLQCEICGFQCRQRASLKYHMTKHKAETELEFACDQCGKRFEKAHNLNVHMSMVHPLTQTQDKAKPLEPEQILMLNPSGTVESQAVKPELTAQQEPT
- the ZNF276 gene encoding zinc finger protein 276 isoform X2 codes for the protein MKRDRRGRFLSLAGGRRPEPRAGSGRRGRAARGEAAAAAAAGAGPGARGAPAPPEPEDGAEEAGIGRALSTGYCRLCHGKFSSRSLRNAFGKVPVTGENSEKQRRVDQVFFTDFQRLVGVAVRQDPALPQYVCKKCHAQFYKCRSILKTFIQRVNASPTGHIKSKGKSGDVQPQPDTEAPCLDLITSSPQCLHNLVTWTHNHAGNCQSVPSLQSVLSSEYCGIIRAVWGCGDGHDYVMDTDSDCSTVLVDNALSVTWEWNKSTAQRLTDNGASADNAGAASAPRPQLAPARTVTCEQPVNKGTTSEPLSAENQLPQSRNSSHSQQDSPVPSQEKSLPQSASPLSSPPGQLSGKQILSSTSDERVKDEFSDLSEGDFLSEDENDKRTLQSSDDSFEPYPEKKGSNKKSENKEAKKAEEPKIRKKPGPKPGWKKKIKCEREELPTIYKCPYQGCTAVYRGADGMKKHIKEHHEEVRERPCPHPGCNKVFMIDRYLQRHVKLIHTEVRNYICDECGQTFKQRKHLSVHQMRHSGAKPLQCEICGFQCRQRASLKYHMTKHKAETELEFACDQCGKRFEKAHNLNVHMSMVHPLTQTQDKAKPLEPEQILMLNPSGTVESQAVKPELTAQQEPT
- the ZNF276 gene encoding zinc finger protein 276 isoform X4 — encoded protein: MKRDRRGRFLSLAGGRRPEPRAGSGRRGRAARGEAAAAAAAGAGPGARGAPAPPEPEDGAEEAGIGRALSTGYCRLCHGKFSSRSLRNAFGKVPVTGENSEKQRRVDQVFFTDFQRLVGVAVRQDPALPQYVCKKCHAQFYKCRSILKTFIQRVNASPTGHIKSKGKSGDVQPQPDTEAPCLGQLSGKQILSSTSDERVKDEFSDLSEGDFLSEDENDKRTLQSSDDSFEPYPEKKGSNKKSENKEAKKAEEPKIRKKPGPKPGWKKKIKCEREELPTIYKCPYQGCTAVYRGADGMKKHIKEHHEEVRERPCPHPGCNKVFMIDRYLQRHVKLIHTEVRNYICDECGQTFKQRKHLSVHQMRHSGAKPLQCEICGFQCRQRASLKYHMTKHKAETELEFACDQCGKRFEKAHNLNVHMSMVHPLTQTQDKAKPLEPEQILMLNPSGTVESQAVKPELTAQQEPT